AATATACCTGAAAACTTAAAATCAGAATGGACAAAACTTGTAGATATAGAAAAAAAAGTGGTTACTCCTGGAATTGTTGATTCTCATACACATCTTGTGCATTATGGCTCTAGAGAAAATGAACTTCCTTTAAAATTAAAGGGAGTTCCATACCTTGAAATTCTTAGAAATGGTGGTGGAATACTTAGTACAGTAAGAGCTACAAGAAAAGCTACTAGATATGAACTATTTGATAAAGCATATGAAGTATTGAATAGAATGCTTTGTTTTGGAGTAACTACAGTAGAATCTAAAAGTGGATATGGACTTGATTTAGAAAATGAAATAAAACAATTGGAAGTGAATAAAAAATTAAATGAAAAACATCCTATTGATATAGTTTCTACATTTATGGGAGCTCATGCTATACCAGAGGAATTCAAAGGGAACTCAAAAGGTTATGTTGAAGAGGTAATAAGAATGCTTCCTATAATAAAAGAAAAAAAGCTTGCAGAATTTTGTGATATCTTTTGTGAAGATGAGGTTTTTTCAGTAGAAGAGAGCAGAAAAATATTAAATGCAGCGAAAAAATATGGTTATATGCTGAAAATACATGCTGATGAAATAGTATCTTTAGGTGGAGGAGAGCTAGCAGGAGAAGTAGGAGCAGTATCTTCAGAACATCTTATGGCAGTAAGTGATGAAGGAATTAAAAGCTTAAAGGAAAAAGGAGTAATAGCTGATATTCTTCCAGCTACATCTTTTAATCTTGGAAAATCTTATGCACCTGTGAGAAAAATGATAAATGAAGGAGTAGATATTGCCATATCTACTGATTATAATCCAGGTTCATGCCCTACTGAAAATATACAGTTAGTGATGCAGATATGTTCTTCCCAACTGCGAATGACACCAGTTGAAATATTTAAAGCAGTAACTCTTAATGGAGCAAGGGCTGTGAAAAGGGAAAATAGTATAGGAAGTCTTGAAATTGGGAAAAAAGCAGATTTTGTAATATTTGATACAGATAATCTTAATTATATATTTTACAATTTTGGAATAAACCATGTAAAAGATGTTTATAAAAATGGAAAACAGGTAGTAAAAAATAAACATATTTGTTATAAATAAAAATATAAAAATGAAAGAGGATGGAGAAAAGCAGAATTTAATATCTGTTTTGTATTCCATCCTCTTTATAGTTTAAAGATAAAGATTTGAAAAAAGAGGGAAATCTGTTATATTAAAAGTAAATAAAAAAACTATACATTAATTATGGAAAGGAAAGGTAAATGAAAATTAATATCTTAAAAAAGTCTATAGAGTAAACAGAATTTCTTTGATTATTACATTATTTTTTAGTCTATTTATTTTAAGCAATTGTTCATCTCAGGAAGTAAATAAAATAGAAAAATCTCAACAGTGGGGAATCCCTTTGGAAGTAAAAGGACTGGATAATTTATCTGCAAATGAGGATACAATATTAATACATTGTTATCATGGTGCAGATCGAATAGGAATGATGGGTGCTTTATATCGAATGGTATATCAAAATTGGGAAAGAGAAGAAACTTTATCTGAAATGTTAAATGATGGATATGGATATCACTCAATGTGGAAAGATATAGTTGCTTTTATAAAAGAGGTAAATGTAGAACAATTAAAAAAAGACAGTCAGATAAATAAATAATTTTTATTATAGAAATTATCTTTTAAAAATATTGAAGAGAAGATAAAAAATATAATAAATATTTTAAATCTTCTCTTTTTTATTTTATAGAGTTATTTTATATTCTTCATGTTCCTTTGTTATTGAAGCTTCTTTAAAAGTTATCTCATATAAAACAAGTTTATCTTCAAATTGATCTATCATTTCTTTATAATCAGGTATTTTTTCACAGAAATTTCCTTTAAGATCAGATATAGATAAAGAACTTTTTTAACTAGAGCATTATTTGTACGAACATATTTTATATCTTCCCTTGGAATTGTTGTAAAAGATACTTTATTATTTTGTTCAAATTCTTTTATTTTTACTTCATTCTTAAATGTGCTAAAATAAAGAATATTTTTATCAGGACAAAAATAAAAACTAATTAATCTCACATTTGGTGTATTATTTACACTTGTAGCTAAGGCAATGTCATTTTGAGTTTCCATTATTTCATAAAATTCTTTAATTAAATTCATTTTACCTCCATAAATTTTTATTATTTCAATAGATCTATTGTTACTTAAGTATAGCATTCAAATTCTGACATCAGTATGTCATAGTTTAAAAATAAAATTCAGGGAGTGATAAAATTTGAAAATAGACAGACTTCTTTCTATTATTATGGTTTTGATTGAACAAAACAAAATAAGTGCTTCTAAATTAGCTGAGATGTTTGAAGT
Above is a window of Fusobacterium varium DNA encoding:
- the hutI gene encoding Imidazolonepropionase, whose translation is MKADLILYNIGTLVTSRELDKADFDNGMENIEILKNAYLAVADGKILEIGIGNIPENLKSEWTKLVDIEKKVVTPGIVDSHTHLVHYGSRENELPLKLKGVPYLEILRNGGGILSTVRATRKATRYELFDKAYEVLNRMLCFGVTTVESKSGYGLDLENEIKQLEVNKKLNEKHPIDIVSTFMGAHAIPEEFKGNSKGYVEEVIRMLPIIKEKKLAEFCDIFCEDEVFSVEESRKILNAAKKYGYMLKIHADEIVSLGGGELAGEVGAVSSEHLMAVSDEGIKSLKEKGVIADILPATSFNLGKSYAPVRKMINEGVDIAISTDYNPGSCPTENIQLVMQICSSQLRMTPVEIFKAVTLNGARAVKRENSIGSLEIGKKADFVIFDTDNLNYIFYNFGINHVKDVYKNGKQVVKNKHICYK
- a CDS encoding Protein tyrosine/serine phosphatase: MIITLFFSLFILSNCSSQEVNKIEKSQQWGIPLEVKGLDNLSANEDTILIHCYHGADRIGMMGALYRMVYQNWEREETLSEMLNDGYGYHSMWKDIVAFIKEVNVEQLKKDSQINK
- a CDS encoding Uncharacterized conserved protein, encoding MNLIKEFYEIMETQNDIALATSVNNTPNVRLISFYFCPDKNILYFSTFKNEVKIKEFEQNNKVSFTTIPREDIKYVRTNNALVKKVLYLYLILKEISVKKYLIIKK